DNA sequence from the Anaerolineae bacterium genome:
TGGAGCTTGGCGGATATGGCATCGATCGCCACCTGGTCGGCAGAGGCGAGGATGATATCTTTCTCGTGCCAGCGCATGGCGCGGGGGCCGGCCCCGTCGCCGGCGAACGTCCCATCCATGACAGCGAAGAGGCCGGCATGAATCTCTTGCTGGATGGAAAGCAGGTCCACCAGCGTCTCGTGAATGACCCCATGGGTCCAGTGTCGTTTCTCGCCCAGCAGGCCGCCGAAGGCGTTCTTCATCGCCCCGCTGATGGTGGTGAAGACGTGGGTTTTCACCGTGGGCAGATGAATCATATTGCGGCCGATGAACAGCTCCGGGATATAGATGCCCTCGGGGAAGATTTTGTCCAGCACCAGCATGGGCGATTTAGGGGTGTAGTGCACCCAGGCGACGTGCGGTTCGTACAGGTGCACGTTGCGGACGCCATAGGCGTCAATAATGTCCTTGTGTTTGTTATTGCGCTCGCCAATATAGGCGTCCACCACTGCGGTGCGGTTATGGGCGGCGATGAGGCCGGCGTATCCGTCGGCCAGCAGGGTGCGGATCACCCCTTCCAACTGCCAGGGCGCGGTGGAACAGGCCGGGTACCAGGTCTGCCAGGAGATGTTGACCTTGAGGATGGTCTCTGCGTCTTTGGGCAGGGCTTCCTCGTAGCCGGCCAGACGCATCAGGCGCGCGTAATCCTCTAGCACTGTCTGCGGCGAAGTTTTCAGCACCGCCACCTTGCCCCGACCGGGGAAGTTCTTCGGTATCAACGTTTTCCCTCCCTGTCGGCTGTGCCGCCGGCGCTTCTGCCTCCAAAGTATACCCGCGCTGTACAGGTTTTGGCAAGCGGCCCTGCGAAGTGGGTACTGGGGAGCGCATATACACCTTGACAAAGCAATTGCCAGATGGGCGGAAAATCGCGATACCATCTGCAAACTTGTCCCCTCGCATTATTGACAAATTTGGTTAATTAATTATAATCGTAATCAGGTTGGCATTGGTAAGTCCGCTACAGCAAGTCATTACACATAACCAACTGAATTTAGGGGGGACCATGATTGCGGCACTGCTGATTACTCTGCGCGAAGGGCTGGAGGCGGTTCTGATTGTGGGCATCGTGCTGAGCCTACTGTACCGTTTGGGGGCCAGAGATCGTGCTTTGGCGGTATGGGGCGGCACGGCGGCGGCTGTACTGGTCAGCGTAATTGCCGGCACCGCCCTTTTGATCCTTGGCTGGAGGCTAGAGGGCACTGCTGAAGAAATTTTCGAGGGCACTATCATGCTAATAGCGGCCGGATTGCTGACATGGATGATTTTCTGGATGCAGGGTCAAGGTTCGAAACTGCAACAGCATCTTGAGGAGGAGACTCGCATAGCGGCCCGGCACAACGGATGGTGGGGACTATTTGTATTGGCATTCATAGCAGTGGTGCGTGAGGGCATTGAGACCGCACTGTTCCTGACAGCGGCGGCATTTCAGGCCGACGGCCAGCAGGTAATCTTGGGAGGATTGCTCGGATTAGGAATTGCGATTGGGATCGGATGGTTGCTGTTTTCCGCCGGCAGGCGCATCAGCATTCGCCTCTTCTTCCAAGTGACCGGCATCCTGCTTCTTCTCGTAGCCGCAGGTCTGTTAGCGCATGGTGTCCATGAACTGCAGGAAGCCGGCCTTCTGCCGACCTTCATAGACACCCTCTGGAATATTAACCCAATATTGGATGAAAATGGCCCGCTCGGCTCTTTCCTGAAGGCCCTCTTCGGATATAACGGCAACCCATCATTGCTGGAGGTCATCGTATATACTCTATACCTTCTGGTCGTTGGGTATCGCGCCATCCGCGCTTGGGGTATTGAACCTGTGCGCAGTGCCCGCCGGATTTGACAATCCAGCCCCTCCCCGGTATAATAGTATGCGCTACCCTGGTAGGGTATATGACAAGGAGGCACAGCATGGTCTACACCTACATCACGGTTCTGGGCACACGCATGGAGGAAGTCTGTCAGTGGGGTTGAGCGCCGGCGCGGTCTTCGGAGGAGACCACCGCCATCGCCCGCCAATTCCTGAAGAATATCTATGGTGAAGAGGTGTCCGTCGAATTCCACGATGTGGACCAGCCGGATACCCGCCAGCGCTTCCAGCAGGTGCTGGAACAGGCACAGCGCCAGCGGCTCTCGTACCCGCTGGTGTTGGTGAACGGCCAACTGCGCGGCGCCGGCAACGTGGATGCCTATCAGCTCATCTTCCTGGCGGATGAGGACCGGCGCCGGCAGGGCCTGCCGGCCCGCTTCTAGCCCACCGCCATCCAGGAGGGACAGCTATGCCGATTTACGAATATCAGTGCGACGAGTGCCACGAGCGCTTCGAGAAGTTCGTCCAATCCATGCAGAACGCCGACAAAGGCGTGACCTGCCCGAAGTGCGGCTCCCAGCACGTGCATAAGGCGCTTTCCCTGTTCGGGGTGGGCGGCAGTAAGAGCAGTTCGGGCTTCTCCGCCGGCAGTTCCTGCAGTTCTGGCAGTACCTGAGGGGTCTCCTGGTAGGCGAAGCCGTGCG
Encoded proteins:
- a CDS encoding DUF362 domain-containing protein → MRLAGYEEALPKDAETILKVNISWQTWYPACSTAPWQLEGVIRTLLADGYAGLIAAHNRTAVVDAYIGERNNKHKDIIDAYGVRNVHLYEPHVAWVHYTPKSPMLVLDKIFPEGIYIPELFIGRNMIHLPTVKTHVFTTISGAMKNAFGGLLGEKRHWTHGVIHETLVDLLSIQQEIHAGLFAVMDGTFAGDGAGPRAMRWHEKDIILASADQVAIDAISAKLQGFDPMSIPFIRIAHEMGLGVGDPRDIEVVGYDISGEDWGFVLEDTLASRGQKVIYQGPLKPLEGLLLRTPLAPWSFFASKLYYDVYWYPRVGRPRVEAALQTKWGRLFQSYGSGEVTMPGMDTRTAALAAGGLASVLLLTLATYVHRRRQKGKGV
- a CDS encoding zinc ribbon domain-containing protein → MPIYEYQCDECHERFEKFVQSMQNADKGVTCPKCGSQHVHKALSLFGVGGSKSSSGFSAGSSCSSGST
- a CDS encoding FTR1 family protein is translated as MIAALLITLREGLEAVLIVGIVLSLLYRLGARDRALAVWGGTAAAVLVSVIAGTALLILGWRLEGTAEEIFEGTIMLIAAGLLTWMIFWMQGQGSKLQQHLEEETRIAARHNGWWGLFVLAFIAVVREGIETALFLTAAAFQADGQQVILGGLLGLGIAIGIGWLLFSAGRRISIRLFFQVTGILLLLVAAGLLAHGVHELQEAGLLPTFIDTLWNINPILDENGPLGSFLKALFGYNGNPSLLEVIVYTLYLLVVGYRAIRAWGIEPVRSARRI